The Eurosta solidaginis isolate ZX-2024a chromosome 4, ASM4086904v1, whole genome shotgun sequence genome includes a window with the following:
- the LOC137248196 gene encoding uncharacterized protein has protein sequence MYLVPKFASMFPIKTQPELDVIESFICAENQNQMVGTVSQFIKSGGFKQNLRSILGEDIILQHNMDGKQGKTPILRYAKLMKLLFEAAHKLAIGEKNAKTSCDTQ, from the exons ATGTACCTGGTACCGAAATTTGCCTCAATGTTTCCCATAAAAACACAACCAGAACTGGACGTCATTGAGTCATTCATTTGTGCAGAAAATCAAAATCAGATG gTTGGGACGGTGTCTCAATTTATAAAATCTGGCGGTTTCAAACAAAATTTGCGGTCGATTTTGGGTGAAGATATAATATTACAACATAATATGGATGGGAAACAAGGGAAAACGCCAATACTTCGATACGCGAAACTAATGAAATTACTTTTTG AAGCTGCTCACAAGTTGGCAATAGGGGAAAAGAATGCAAAGACCAGCTGCGACACGCAATAA